A genomic stretch from Acropora palmata chromosome 13, jaAcrPala1.3, whole genome shotgun sequence includes:
- the LOC141864009 gene encoding adenosine receptor A3-like, translating to MENTTEVYVNISTTHSAQVNEPVNSEIAELISIAAVIVIINSVVLFLFIQKKSLRTVSNYPLFSLAICDFVCGFLVVPLFIVSFSGLITSHSVGFYVGFLVAVLHNFIAILSVFHIVVLTAERYLAIKFPLKHRVLGRHYMRKMLVSGWICSLLVSCIPFAWVDKMYPVFQPESINLLLGFTLFCLVFALVLPYIFLIYAFTTMFKVINRSLAKSFSTKSAVHFRKRIDMNGERKCLLLFVIMAFVFLLCWLPWFVTFLLVQLDQKFEPSTLQILSKVSLVIRYLTSVINPLLYTFIKKDCRCALKNICKKHNGRPTSMGSMVYSTRQATTLTDVTDEVHLPQLGRVNTACLNISM from the coding sequence ATGGAAAACACTACGGAGGTTTATGTAAACATCTCAACAACTCACTCAGCGCAGGTGAATGAACCCGTGAACTCAGAAATCGCCGAGTTGATTTCCATTGCAGCAGTGATTGTCATCATCAACAGcgttgttctttttttgtttatccaGAAGAAAAGCCTGCGAACTGTTTCAAACTACCCTCTTTTCAGCCTGGCTATTTGTGATTTCGTTTGCGGTTTCCTTGTGGTTCCCTTGTTcattgtttccttttcaggACTGATTACGTCTCATAGCGTTGGATTCTATGTGGGATTCTTGGTGGCTGTTCTTCACAACTTCATTGCCATTCTCTCTGTTTTTCACATTGTTGTTTTAACGGCAGAACGGTACTTGGCCATCAAATTCCCACTGAAGCATCGTGTTTTAGGTCGACATTACATGCGAAAGATGTTAGTAAGTGGTTGGATTTGCTCGCTGTTGGTATCCTGCATTCCGTTTGCTTGGGTTGATAAAATGTATCCCGTGTTTCAACCGGAATCCATTAATTTGTTGCTTGGTTTTACTCTATTTTGCTTGGTATTTGCTTTAGTGCTTccttacatttttttaatatacGCATTCACTACAATGTTCAAAGTTATCAATCGCTCACTTGCCAAATCATTCTCCACTAAGTCAGCGGTGCATTTCCGAAAGCGTATTGACATGAACGGCGAGCGGAAGTGTCTGCTATTGTTTGTCATCATGGCCTTTGTGTTTCTCTTGTGTTGGCTGCCCTGGTTCGTAACTTTCTTATTGGTTCAGTTGGATCAGAAATTCGAACCGTCTACTTTGCAGATTCTCTCGAAGGTTTCTCTTGTTATCAGGTACCTGACATCTGTCATCAATCCATTGCTGTATACTTTCATCAAAAAAGACTGTCGCTGCGCTCTCAAAAATATTTGTAAGAAACATAATGGACGACCGACATCAATGGGCTCTATGGTATACTCTACAAGACAAGCAACGACACTAACAGACGTTACCGATGAAGTTCATCTCCCTCAGCTGGGCAGAGTCAATACAGCCTGCCTTAATATTTCCATGTAA